A genomic window from Castor canadensis chromosome 18, mCasCan1.hap1v2, whole genome shotgun sequence includes:
- the LOC109692588 gene encoding LOW QUALITY PROTEIN: uncharacterized protein (The sequence of the model RefSeq protein was modified relative to this genomic sequence to represent the inferred CDS: inserted 11 bases in 8 codons; deleted 3 bases in 3 codons; substituted 9 bases at 9 genomic stop codons), protein MGIRVHYSDGKRAVPPLQEGDSSCCRIRKRXGXESTLGESAYNQPLLGVAGQRPRNHRTEEVLEWLLISQEQLKISKSWGPLSFMEEWRLLDPVQKCLYRSVMLENYSHLVFLGYQHTKPNIIFRLEQEELWMMQAQMPTQDKIWEIDDHMKWHQESEANLGRMAKNXECAVVGKLCGLSSNCVSXRQKSHKCGTHGKCLKCDTDFTSNYSGTNPGGFHIQXESFLHSKCEKTVIGIKYCEKNQSATTISKSQFVHQHVYQEENPLXCSYCEKASSGEPDSVVHQQTHAEEKPCECSECEKDFSIKPCLFVYQTSHVGEKLHKCNECGKTFIFNSQLLLHQRLHTGENLHECCKCGKVFSRKDQLISHQRIHSGQKPYGCNECGKDFGLKSQLIIHQRIHAEEKPYECSKCQKTFNKKSNLMVHQRXSGKKPYQCSEFRKAFMFKXQVIVHQGVHMGVKPYGCIQCGKAFSLKSQLIVHQRRHTEMKPCACDGEIPYECHECGKAFSQKYLLVSYQRTHAGEKFYECSDXGKAFGLKSQLIIHHRIHIGEKPFECSQCWKVFNRKSTLVHHRTHTGEKLYGCTECGKAFTFKIQLIVHQGAHTGIKPCECNECRTHXFHFSLKSXLIVHQRSHTGXKPYGCSECGNAFRSNSYLTIHTQTHTGEKPHECXECGKSFSFNSQLIVHXRIHTENPYECMECEKAFNRKDQLISHQXTHAGXKPYGCSECGKTLSSKTYLIIHMRTYSGEKPYGCSECGKAFIWKSLLIVHEXTHLRQNPYKCSQCDKSFSVKLQLVLHQRMHKREKPNECSECGKTFIRKSQLIVHQRLIQERNLMGCSDCGKTSQESILSVHQRTQRRETCKHTECGKVFCWKSQLMHQRTHADEKHMGELHVRNFVKRHFTGDTSKVV, encoded by the exons ATGGGAATAAGGGTACATTATAGTGATGGGAAGAGAGCG GTCCCACCTCTGCAGGAAGGAGACAGTTCATGTTGTAGGATCAGAAAGCGGTAAGGTTAGGAATCCACCCTGGGTGAAAGCGCATACAACCAGCCTCTCCTTGGAGTAGCTGGGCAGAGGCCCAGGAACCACAGGACAGAAGAAGTCCTAGAGTGGCTGTTAATTTCCCAAGAACAGCTGAAAATCTCCAAGTCCTGG GGACCACTGTCATTCATGGAGGAGTGGCGGCTGTTGGACCCAGTACAGAAATGCCTGTACAGGAGTGTGATGCTGGAGAACTACAGCCACCTGGTGTTCCTGG GGTATCAGCACACTAAACCCAATATCATCTTCAGGTTGGAACAAGAAGAATTGTGGATGATGCAGGCCCAAATGCCCACGCAAG ACAAAATCTGGGAAATTGATGATCATATGAAATGGCATCAGGAAAGTGAAGCCAATCTGGGAAGGATGGCAAAAA CTGAATGTGCTGTAGTTGGAAAACTGTGTGGTCTTAGTTCAAATTGTGTTTCTTGAAGACAAAAATCT CATAAATGTGGCACACATGGGAAATGTTTGAAATGTGATACAGATTTCACTAGTAATTATTCTGGAACGAATCCTGGTGGTTTTCATATTCA AGAATCATTCCTTCATTCTAAATGTGAGAAAACTGTCATTGGGATAAAATACTGTGAAAAGAATCAGTCTGCAACAACTATCAGCAAGTCACAATTTGTGCACCAACATGTGTATCAAGAGGAAAATCCTT AATGTAGTTACTGTGAGAAAGCCTCCAGTGGTGAGCCAGACTCTGTAGTGCATCAGCAAACTCATGCAGAGGAGAAACCCTGTGAATGTAGTGAATGTGAGAAAGACTTTAGCATTAAGCCATGTCTCTTTGTATATCAGACATCTCATGTAGGAGAAAAACTTCACAAATGCAATGAATGtggaaaaacattcatttttaattcacaACTGCTTTTACATCAA AGACTTCATACAGGTGAGAATCTTCATGAATGCTGTAAATGTGGGAAAGTCTTCAGTAGGAAAGACCAGCTCATTTCACACCAGAGAATTCATTCAGGACAGAAGCCCTATGGTTGTAATGAATGTGGGAAAGATTTTGGTTTGAAATCACAGCTCATTATACATCAAAGAATTCATGCAGAAGAGAAACCATATGAATGCAGCAAATGTCAGAAAACCTTTAATAAAAAGTCAAACCTTATGGTACACCAGA GCTCAGGGAAGAAACCCTATCAATGTAGTGAATTCAGGAAGGCCTTCATGTTCAAGTGACAGGTCATTGTACATCAAGGAGTTCACATGGGAGTAAAGCCCTATGGGTGCATTCAGTGTGGGAAAGCATTCAGTTTGAAGTCACAGCTCATTGTACATCAGAGAAGACATACAGAAATGAAACCCTGTGCATGTGATGGAGAGATCCCCTATGAATGCcatgaatgtgggaaagccttcagtcaGAAATATCTGCTTGTTTCATACCAGAGGACTCATGCAGGGGAGAAGTTCTATGAGTGCAGTGA TGGGAAAGCTTTTGGCTTGAAGTCCCAGCTTATTATACAT CACAGGATTCATATAGGAGAGAAACCCTTTGAATGCAGTCAATGTTGGAAAGTCTTTAATAGAAAGTCAACTCTTGTACATCACAGAACTCATACAGGAGAGAAGCTGTATGGTTGTACTGAGTGTGGAAAGGCCTTTACATTCAAGATACAGCTCATTGTACATCAGGGAGCTCACACTGGAATAAAGCCCTGTGAATGCAATGAATGTAGGACTCACTGATTTCACTTTAGTTTGAAATCATAGCTCATTGTACATCAGAGAAGTCACACGG GTAAGCCATATGGATGCAGTGAGTGTGGGAATGCCTTTAGGAGCAACTCATACCTTActatacatacacaaacacacacaggagagaaaccccATGAATG TGAGTGTGGGAAATCCTTCAGTTTCAATTCACAGCTTATTGTGCATTAGAGAATACACACAGAAAATCCCTATGAATGCATGGAATGTGAGAAAGCTTTTAATAGGAAAGACCAGCTCATTTCACACCAATGAACTCATGCAG GGAAGCCCTATGGGTGTAGTGAATGTGGGAAAACGCTTAGCAGCAAAACATACCTCATTATACACATGAGAACCTATTCAGGAGAGAAACCATATGGATGTAgtgagtgtgggaaagccttcatttGGAAGTCACTACTCATTGTACATGAGTGAACTCACTTGAGACAAAATCCTTATAAATGTAGTCAGTGTGACAAATCCTTCAGTGTGAAATTACAGCTTGTTTTACATCAGAGAAtgcataaaagagaaaaacccaATGAATGCAGTGAATGTGGAAAAACCTTCATTAGGAAATCTCAGCTCATTGTACATCAGAGACTTATTCAGGAGAGAAACCTTATGGGTTGCAGTGATTGTGGAAAAACCTCTCAGGAGTCAATTCTCAGTGTACATCAGAGGACACAGAGGAGAGAGACCTGTAAACACACTGAATGTGGGAAAGTCTTCTGTTGGAAGTCACAGCTTATGCATCAGAGAACTCATGCAGATGAGAAACATATGGGTGAGTTACATGTAAGAAACTTTGTCAAAAGGCATTTTACAGGAGATACCAGCAAAGTCGTATAG
- the Anhx gene encoding anomalous homeobox protein, with amino-acid sequence MQSFLMLLREHGGSCSPPAELVTLAGRLCRDLQDDLTQVQPLVAAVLASQLRLHLLDNEHVALVCARVLVQQEQQQAACRLLEGCRVPGGSKELVHLWNDIHYCLAMRRLGVVTLSPVQKFRCRRRNPPPPSICPEGPKSRNFPREVRQTLKDFASGVSTNPSKAERENLALETGLTAEQVYNWFANYRRRQRSLLQHMEPTQKVVSEEVHSAKERELNPLHPSSSPHGDSAFVGRPQWSAGHEEGGPPGSLENTQASWAPLALALGFPGVNTVSKPLSARSLSGDERYLEGSGLDSATLSHICPGPGLCPLAAGSDILDPSLAAPESWLMSLALASSKEVCFQSGQTAHGHILDSRIHPSDTAVAMSIASLGDPSPAGLSDPHNDSPQSVCTEEGPGPSGGRSEMNGFLVTQPPLQACEFILPHSLQDLVPAPSAFPSPVSASELSHPLTSSQVQWPDGQASCDAFWGARMLLEFSGGSWGRTIPGEPSQQHGRSRCGLTSCAAQVTELYPE; translated from the exons ATGCAGAGCTTCCTGATGCTGTTGAGGGAGCATGGGGGCTCCTGCTCACCTCCAGCAGAGTTGGTGACTCTCGCAGGCAGGCTGTGCCGGGACCTCCAGGATGATCTCACCCAGGTGCAACCTTTGGTGGCAGCTGTTCTGGCCAGCCAACTCCGTCTGCACCTGCTGGACAATGAACATGTGGCCCTGGTGTGTGCCCGTGTCTTGGttcagcaggagcagcagcaggcGGCCTGCCGGCTTCTGGAG GGTTGCCGGGTACCTGGAGGCAGCAAGGAGTTGGTGCACCTTTGGAACGATATCCACTACTGCCTGGCCATGAGGAGACTGGGTGTGGTCACACTGAGCCCGGTGCAGAAGTTCCGATGCAGGAGGAG GAACCCACCACCCCCTTCCATCTGTCCCGAGGGCCCTAAAAGCCGGAACTTCCCCCGAGAGGTTCGCCAGACTCTGAAGGACTTTGCCTCAGGTGTGAGCACCAACCCCAGTAAGGCAGAGAGG GAGAATCTGGCTTTGGAGACAGGCTTGACTGCTGAGCAGGTGTACAACTGGTTTGCCAATTACCGGCGGCGCCAAAGGTCCCTTCTCCAGCATATGGAGCCAACCCAGAAGGTTGTGTCAGAAGAAGTCCACAGTGCAAAGGAGAGGGAGCTCAACCCCCTCCATCCCTCAAGCAGTCCCCATGGTGACTCTGCCTTTGTAGGCAGGCCTCAGTGGTCAG CAGGACATGAGGAAGGAGGACCTCCAGGGTCCTTAGAGAACACTCAAGCATCATGGGCACCactggccctggccctgggctTTCCTGGAGTCAACACAGTCTCAAAGCCACTGTCTGCCAG GTCTCTGTCGGGAGACGAGAGGTACTTGGAGGGGTCGGGCCTCGATTCTGCCACCCTCAGCCACATCTGCCCTGGTCCTGGCCTCTGCCCTCTGGCTGCTGGCAGCGACATACTTGATCCCTCTCTGGCTGCACCTGAGTCATGGCTGATGTCCCTTGCACTGGCGTCATCCAAGGAAGTTTGCTTCCAGAGTGGGCAGACAGCCCATGGTCACATATTGGACTCCAGGATACATCCTTCAGACACTGCTGTGGCCATGTCCATTGCAAGCCTTGGTGATCCCAGCCCTGCAG GACTTAGTGACCCTCACAATGACAGTCCTCAAAGTGTGTGCACAGAGGAGGGTCCAGGCCCAAGTGGTGGACGGTCAGAAATGAATGGCTTCTTGGTGACACAGCCCCCACTACAGGCTTGTGAATTCATCCTTCCTCACAG CCTGCAAGACCTGGTGCCAGCCCCATCTGCCTTCCCAAGTCCTGTGTCTGCCTCGGAGCTGAGCCATCCCCTGACCTCCAGTCAG GTGCAGTGGCCTGATGGCCAGGCCTCCTGTGATGCCTTCTGGGGAGCCAGGATGCTCCTTGAGTTTTCAGGGGGAAGCTGGGGCCGAACCATCCCTGGGGAGCCAAGCCAACAGCATGGAAGAAGCAGGTGTGGATTGACCAGCTGTGCAGCACAAGTTACAGAGCTTTATCCTGAATAA